From a single Halobellus ruber genomic region:
- a CDS encoding ABC transporter substrate-binding protein → MSQDKNFEIETGVSSRRRFIQIAGAAGLAGMAGCGSGGDDGGGGGGDDGGGGDDGGGGGDDGGGGGGDAESIETRFWEEWPADTKGVDVNDEAIQFEYTAVEGEAVPEVGTHFAQAETPWMREFALQVQQSFNDVGVPVNLINVQPSTRYGEFWRADIGHPMPVTMNLHGPDPQRGLDPNPFLMRAHPETGGNYYNYKNDEVTELLDEQASTIGDQEARAEICGEVQQLLSEDAYLISANFPEVITVANTADWEGYVPTPGNGTTRDSFIWTQVNLEPQGDSTTWVKGVTSGIQGTNLPFSSGGQEEKRLLNTYDGLFDASPQLEIVPALATNADVVDDTTVEMDLREGVQWHDGESFGPQDVKFSVEYYQENNAPQQAAFVRTIDSVEVLSETGGGRVRFTLTEPDAAFLTQRVVRSAIIPEHRWSDVDSPAEYNPENPVGTGPFSFVSWEQGSQLRMEKHENNWMWDDEIRRELVGEEYFVAGDGIDEIVWANVGNVSTLIGAMQSGDIDAIGTTVSNAQADRAASASGVEKQTARNYVPTDVHLSHLVPLFRDKTFRVALSHAFDKEGFVENTLGGRGEAIDGQNLITPILTPYYSETEPYEYNPEMAQEMLQQAGYTFDGDDNLVWPEGDAWDAFADRVENGHASRQDLDQPDFS, encoded by the coding sequence ATGTCGCAAGACAAGAACTTCGAGATCGAAACGGGAGTCTCATCGCGACGGCGGTTCATCCAGATCGCGGGGGCAGCGGGCCTCGCGGGGATGGCCGGTTGCGGGAGCGGCGGTGACGACGGCGGTGGCGGCGGCGGTGACGACGGCGGTGGCGGTGACGACGGCGGCGGTGGCGGCGACGACGGCGGCGGTGGCGGCGGCGACGCCGAGTCCATCGAGACGCGGTTCTGGGAGGAGTGGCCCGCCGACACCAAGGGGGTAGACGTCAACGACGAGGCGATCCAGTTCGAGTACACCGCAGTCGAGGGCGAAGCGGTGCCCGAGGTCGGGACCCACTTCGCGCAGGCGGAGACGCCGTGGATGCGGGAGTTCGCCCTGCAGGTCCAGCAGTCGTTCAACGACGTCGGCGTTCCGGTCAACCTCATCAACGTCCAGCCGAGCACCCGGTACGGCGAATTCTGGCGGGCCGACATCGGCCACCCGATGCCGGTCACGATGAACCTCCACGGCCCGGACCCGCAGCGCGGGCTCGACCCCAACCCGTTCCTGATGCGCGCACATCCGGAGACGGGTGGAAACTACTACAACTACAAGAACGACGAGGTCACCGAACTCCTCGACGAACAGGCGTCGACGATCGGCGACCAGGAGGCCCGAGCCGAGATTTGCGGGGAGGTTCAACAGCTGCTCAGCGAGGACGCATACCTCATCTCGGCCAACTTTCCGGAAGTCATCACGGTGGCGAACACCGCCGACTGGGAGGGGTACGTACCCACCCCCGGGAACGGGACGACCCGCGACTCCTTCATCTGGACGCAGGTCAACCTCGAGCCGCAGGGCGACTCCACCACCTGGGTGAAGGGCGTCACCTCCGGGATCCAGGGCACCAACCTGCCGTTCTCCAGCGGCGGCCAGGAGGAAAAGCGCCTCCTGAACACCTACGACGGGCTGTTCGACGCCTCCCCGCAGCTCGAGATCGTGCCCGCCCTGGCGACCAACGCGGACGTCGTCGACGACACGACCGTCGAGATGGACCTCCGCGAGGGCGTCCAGTGGCACGACGGCGAGTCCTTCGGCCCGCAGGACGTCAAGTTCAGCGTCGAATACTACCAGGAGAACAACGCGCCCCAGCAGGCCGCGTTCGTGCGGACGATCGACAGTGTCGAGGTGCTGTCGGAGACCGGCGGCGGCCGCGTCCGGTTTACGCTCACCGAACCCGACGCCGCGTTCCTCACCCAGCGGGTGGTCCGCAGCGCCATCATCCCGGAACACCGGTGGTCCGACGTCGACAGCCCCGCGGAGTACAACCCCGAGAACCCGGTCGGCACCGGGCCCTTCTCGTTCGTCAGCTGGGAGCAGGGGTCACAGCTCCGGATGGAGAAACACGAAAACAACTGGATGTGGGACGACGAGATCCGGCGGGAGCTCGTCGGCGAGGAGTACTTCGTCGCCGGCGACGGCATCGACGAGATCGTCTGGGCGAACGTCGGCAACGTCTCGACGCTCATCGGCGCGATGCAGTCCGGCGACATCGACGCCATCGGCACCACCGTCTCGAACGCACAGGCCGACCGCGCGGCGAGCGCAAGCGGCGTCGAAAAGCAGACCGCGCGGAACTACGTCCCCACGGACGTTCACCTCAGTCACCTGGTGCCGCTGTTCCGTGACAAGACGTTCCGCGTCGCCTTGAGCCACGCCTTCGACAAGGAAGGCTTCGTCGAGAACACCCTCGGCGGCCGCGGCGAGGCAATCGACGGCCAGAACCTGATCACGCCGATTCTGACGCCGTACTACTCGGAGACCGAGCCCTACGAGTACAACCCCGAGATGGCACAGGAGATGCTCCAGCAGGCCGGGTACACCTTCGACGGCGACGACAACCTCGTGTGGCCAGAGGGCGACGCGTGGGATGCCTTCGCCGACCGAGTGGAGAACGGCCACGCGAGCCGACAGGACCTGGATCAGCCCGACTTCTCCTAA
- a CDS encoding ABC transporter permease produces the protein MSFRRFLIKRTVIAALLTLIAVSVIFATLRMLPADPFSALVASGSLTPEEVAQLRAMYGLDEPIYVQYFKYIQNLFTFQFGISLTQQRPVGEIIIPALVNTMVLLLPALVTTAIISSLAGMYAGWNRGSWFEQSSIVATTVFRATPIFVTGILLLIVFSYGLGWLPAFGMRSPLANPDGYLETYLSVDFLKHYILPFTATVLFYSGDFLMLARNSVVERMGSEFLMLHRAKGLSEMEQLGRAGRNSLLPLVTYFALRTGMLFQGVITLEVVFAWPGIGRALVQAILNQDYPTVQAAVFIMALAVIVMNLTADIAYAKLDPTVEAGDV, from the coding sequence ATGAGTTTTCGACGGTTTTTGATCAAGCGAACGGTTATTGCGGCGTTGCTGACGCTGATCGCGGTCAGTGTCATCTTCGCCACCCTCCGGATGCTGCCCGCCGACCCGTTCAGCGCCCTGGTCGCGTCGGGCTCGCTCACGCCGGAGGAGGTCGCACAGTTACGCGCGATGTACGGGCTGGACGAGCCGATATACGTCCAGTACTTCAAGTACATCCAGAACCTCTTCACGTTCCAGTTCGGGATCTCCCTCACCCAGCAACGCCCGGTGGGCGAGATCATCATCCCCGCCCTGGTCAACACGATGGTGCTGCTGCTGCCGGCGCTCGTCACCACTGCGATCATCAGCTCGCTGGCCGGGATGTACGCCGGCTGGAACCGCGGGTCGTGGTTCGAGCAGTCGAGCATCGTCGCCACCACGGTGTTCCGCGCGACGCCGATCTTCGTGACGGGGATCCTCCTGCTCATCGTCTTCTCCTATGGGTTGGGCTGGCTGCCCGCCTTCGGGATGCGCAGTCCGCTCGCGAACCCCGACGGCTACCTCGAGACGTACCTCTCCGTGGACTTCCTGAAACACTACATCCTCCCCTTTACCGCGACGGTGCTGTTCTACAGCGGCGATTTCCTGATGCTCGCGCGCAACTCGGTCGTCGAGCGGATGGGGTCGGAGTTCCTGATGCTTCACCGCGCGAAGGGGCTCTCCGAGATGGAGCAGCTCGGCCGCGCCGGCCGGAACTCGCTTCTGCCGCTTGTCACCTACTTCGCGCTCCGGACTGGAATGCTGTTCCAGGGGGTAATCACCCTGGAGGTCGTCTTCGCGTGGCCGGGGATCGGCCGCGCGTTGGTACAGGCCATCCTCAACCAGGATTACCCCACAGTCCAGGCCGCCGTGTTCATTATGGCGCTCGCAGTGATCGTTATGAACCTCACAGCCGACATCGCGTACGCGAAACTGGACCCGACCGTGGAGGCAGGTGACGTCTGA
- a CDS encoding ABC transporter permease has protein sequence MSSGYSFDPETAIERLRSEAERAWRTLRFVLQDNAAKAGFAAILTFGFLGIFGPMIAPYHPIEDTLRQGGSMMRLQPPGGKAVLGTTSFGKDVLSQFLAGARPTLIVGLFGGVGTGVVGFLVGLTSGYFGGRVDEFLMRLTDLTFALPFLPMALVILSFVTPSIWLITAVLVTFLWKMPARVIRSEVMTVKERTFVKSARARGAGHLRTMFLHVAPNVLGIGFLYTAYAVGWSIVAGASLAFLGFGDPTTTSWGRMLQQVFRSGAIRVAWWWVLPPSIGIGAVTTGVFLVGRAFEEIVNPDLQTDKE, from the coding sequence ATGTCGTCGGGATACTCCTTCGATCCCGAGACCGCGATCGAACGGCTCCGGTCGGAGGCCGAGCGGGCCTGGCGGACCCTCCGATTCGTCCTGCAGGACAACGCCGCAAAGGCCGGCTTCGCGGCCATCCTCACCTTCGGGTTCCTGGGGATCTTCGGCCCGATGATCGCGCCGTATCACCCGATCGAGGACACGCTCCGCCAGGGCGGCTCGATGATGCGGCTCCAGCCGCCCGGCGGGAAGGCGGTCCTGGGGACGACGTCGTTCGGCAAGGACGTGTTGAGCCAGTTCCTCGCCGGCGCGCGCCCGACGCTTATCGTCGGCCTGTTCGGCGGGGTCGGCACCGGCGTCGTGGGCTTTCTGGTCGGGCTCACCAGCGGGTACTTCGGCGGGCGCGTCGACGAGTTCCTGATGCGGTTGACGGATCTCACGTTCGCGCTGCCGTTCCTCCCGATGGCGCTCGTGATCCTCTCCTTTGTGACGCCGAGCATCTGGCTCATCACCGCCGTCCTGGTGACCTTCCTCTGGAAGATGCCCGCCCGGGTTATCCGCTCGGAGGTGATGACGGTCAAGGAGCGGACGTTCGTGAAGTCCGCCCGCGCCCGCGGTGCGGGTCACCTCCGGACGATGTTCCTCCACGTCGCGCCGAACGTGCTCGGGATCGGGTTCCTCTACACCGCCTACGCCGTCGGCTGGTCGATCGTGGCCGGGGCGTCGCTGGCGTTTCTCGGCTTCGGCGACCCGACGACGACCTCCTGGGGCCGGATGCTCCAGCAGGTGTTCCGGTCGGGCGCGATCCGGGTGGCGTGGTGGTGGGTGCTCCCGCCGTCCATCGGCATCGGCGCCGTCACCACGGGCGTCTTCCTGGTCGGACGGGCGTTCGAGGAGATAGTCAACCCCGACCTCCAAACGGACAAAGAATGA
- a CDS encoding dipeptide ABC transporter ATP-binding protein yields MSLLEVDDVKITYRMPGDDVHAVNNVSFSIDEGDNYGLVGESGCGKSTLAKSILGLLDDNGEVRSGSIRFDGDELLELSERDWQSVRWEDIAYIPQSAMDSLDPVMSVGAQIRQAIRKHRDVSKAEADDRVAEVFEMVGLDPGRTGDYPHQFSGGMRQRVTIAMALALDPDLIIADEPTTGLDVIVQDKILNKLLELQAELGSSLLLITHDVGVVAETCDEVSVLYGGKVMEQGDTDRVFRNPTNPYTMGLKNAFPEVDEFDEQAISIPGSLPDLTEEPTSCVFSNRCPFATDECEASHPDLVTANEQLSACHHVDDADGMRERAADPETWGIDVRDETERTGEVGDVILETDRLEKWFEQPQGILDDFRGKDPDYVKAVNEVDLTVHEGEIVGVAGESGCGKSTLAEVIAALQDRTGGEIHIDGTPIDDLLDRSTKQFRSQVQFIFQDPFDSLNPRQRVRAAVSEPLKIQGHDPETIDRRVRRTIEDVGLEPAEKYLDQLPAQLSGGERQRVAIAQALVLDPKLLICDEPASMLDVSLKANILNILREKADERDIGIVYISHDLASLTQIADRLAVMYLGRIAEIGATEDVVRTPKHPYTASLLSASPRTDPDADRKRVLLPGEPPDPVDLPDGCNFAPRCPKADETCRGEEPARSAFADGDHEAACHYPVEDIETEVLERYIAEREDDVSEVLESEMTT; encoded by the coding sequence ATGAGCTTACTCGAAGTCGACGACGTGAAGATCACGTACCGGATGCCGGGCGACGACGTCCACGCGGTCAACAACGTCTCCTTCTCGATCGACGAAGGGGACAACTACGGGCTCGTCGGCGAGTCGGGATGTGGGAAGTCCACGCTCGCGAAGTCCATCCTCGGGCTCCTCGACGACAACGGGGAGGTCCGGTCAGGGAGCATCCGGTTCGACGGCGACGAACTGCTCGAGCTCTCGGAACGGGACTGGCAGTCGGTCCGCTGGGAGGACATCGCGTACATCCCACAGAGCGCGATGGACTCGCTGGATCCGGTGATGAGCGTCGGCGCGCAGATCCGACAGGCGATCCGGAAACACCGGGACGTCTCGAAGGCTGAGGCCGACGACCGCGTCGCCGAGGTGTTCGAGATGGTCGGGTTGGACCCCGGCCGGACCGGCGACTACCCCCACCAGTTCTCCGGGGGGATGCGCCAGCGCGTCACGATCGCGATGGCGCTGGCGCTGGACCCCGATCTCATCATCGCCGACGAGCCGACGACGGGGCTGGACGTGATCGTCCAGGACAAGATCCTGAACAAGCTGCTGGAGCTTCAGGCGGAACTCGGCAGCTCGCTGCTTCTCATCACCCACGACGTGGGCGTCGTCGCCGAGACCTGCGACGAGGTGTCGGTGCTGTACGGCGGCAAGGTGATGGAACAGGGCGACACCGACCGGGTGTTCCGGAACCCGACGAACCCCTACACGATGGGGCTGAAGAACGCGTTCCCGGAGGTCGACGAGTTCGACGAGCAGGCCATCTCGATCCCCGGGTCGCTGCCCGATCTCACCGAGGAGCCCACCTCCTGTGTCTTCAGCAACCGGTGTCCGTTCGCGACCGACGAGTGCGAGGCGAGCCACCCCGACCTGGTCACGGCCAACGAGCAGCTGTCGGCTTGCCACCACGTCGACGACGCCGACGGGATGCGGGAGCGCGCCGCCGACCCCGAGACCTGGGGGATCGACGTCCGCGACGAGACGGAACGGACGGGGGAGGTCGGGGACGTCATCCTCGAAACCGATCGCCTCGAGAAGTGGTTCGAGCAACCACAGGGCATCCTCGACGACTTTCGGGGGAAGGACCCCGACTACGTCAAGGCGGTCAACGAGGTCGACCTCACCGTCCACGAGGGCGAGATCGTCGGGGTCGCCGGCGAGTCGGGGTGCGGGAAATCCACGCTCGCGGAGGTGATCGCCGCCCTCCAGGACCGGACCGGCGGCGAGATCCACATCGACGGAACCCCGATCGACGACTTGCTTGACCGGAGCACCAAGCAGTTCCGCTCGCAGGTGCAGTTCATCTTCCAGGACCCGTTCGACTCGTTGAACCCCCGACAGCGGGTCCGGGCGGCGGTCTCGGAGCCCCTGAAGATCCAGGGTCACGACCCCGAGACCATCGATCGCCGGGTCAGACGGACAATCGAGGACGTCGGGCTCGAGCCCGCTGAAAAGTATCTCGACCAACTCCCCGCTCAACTCTCCGGGGGCGAGCGCCAGCGGGTCGCGATCGCACAGGCGCTTGTGCTCGACCCGAAGCTCCTGATCTGCGACGAGCCGGCGTCGATGCTCGACGTGTCGCTGAAGGCGAACATCCTCAACATCCTCCGGGAGAAGGCCGACGAGCGCGACATCGGCATCGTCTACATCTCCCACGACCTCGCGAGCCTCACCCAGATCGCCGACCGGTTGGCGGTGATGTATCTCGGTCGGATCGCCGAGATCGGGGCCACTGAGGACGTGGTTCGCACGCCCAAACACCCCTACACGGCGTCGCTGCTGTCCGCATCACCCCGGACTGACCCAGACGCCGACAGAAAGCGGGTGCTGCTCCCGGGGGAGCCGCCGGACCCGGTCGACCTTCCCGACGGCTGCAACTTCGCGCCGCGGTGCCCGAAGGCCGACGAGACGTGTCGGGGCGAGGAGCCGGCTCGGTCGGCGTTCGCCGACGGGGATCACGAGGCGGCCTGCCACTACCCGGTGGAGGACATCGAGACCGAGGTGCTCGAACGTTACATCGCCGAGCGGGAGGACGACGTGTCTGAAGTCCTCGAGAGCGAGATGACGACGTAA
- a CDS encoding acetate--CoA ligase family protein, whose product MAGHSAESVATAAVPELDPLFDPESVAVVGASPDSFYSGNLVDNLLDYGFEGTLYPVNPGRDEVWGRRCYDDIGDIPETVDLAVVSVPREYVVDVVTTAGERGVPTALVLTAGFSEADEEGAALETRLAEAAADAGIRVVGPNCIGVMAARGATLTSTCSRNPEPGRIGLVSQSGALAFTTFFERAADRDLHFSHIVSTGNEADLGLTDYVAYLAEQDAVDVVCTYVEGVDDPERFMRVAGRAVRNGTPVLTVKIGQSDLAEEATLSHTGSLTGSDAGWNAAFDQTGVQRVPDIPDLLSRATAHTAYDDPDGDRVCIASTSGGLASLLADMAAERDLALPDIDGRTEEELLDIEELLTYGEFHNPADIRGYGAEVLPEIADALCDDDAFDAYVFAIGLPGVDERAETIAADLESIAADADDPVYVLWTGRKEPDDTTETPPYARLRESVPVYEDPGRCLDAVASTVQYVEDRGRVTARPARGDLAADRADPGIDLPRERVLTWAEAHPLLDAFDVPTVETRTATDAEAAVAAAEDLGFPVVCKVDSPALPHRTDVGAVELGLDSPTAVRAAYRDVMDAALAHVDEDDIAGALVQPMVDDGVEAMVGVAPGAVFGSLVTVGPGGVLVEAFDGSETLVPPFSRADARRAIESTAVDDLLTDRRGGEPLPVDGVVDLLVNVGGLAASVDAVAELDLNPIVITGDGPVAVDALVRTD is encoded by the coding sequence ATGGCAGGACACAGCGCGGAGTCAGTTGCAACCGCAGCCGTCCCGGAGTTGGATCCGCTCTTCGACCCGGAGTCGGTGGCGGTCGTGGGTGCCAGTCCCGACTCCTTCTACTCGGGGAACCTCGTCGACAACCTGCTGGACTACGGGTTCGAGGGGACGCTCTACCCGGTGAACCCGGGGCGCGACGAGGTGTGGGGGCGTCGGTGTTACGACGACATCGGCGACATCCCCGAGACGGTCGACCTGGCGGTCGTGAGCGTCCCCCGGGAGTACGTCGTCGACGTGGTGACCACGGCGGGCGAACGCGGCGTCCCGACGGCGCTCGTGTTGACCGCCGGGTTTTCGGAGGCCGACGAGGAGGGCGCGGCACTCGAAACGCGGCTGGCCGAGGCCGCCGCGGACGCCGGGATCCGCGTGGTCGGCCCCAACTGTATCGGTGTGATGGCCGCACGGGGGGCGACGCTCACCTCGACGTGCTCCCGCAACCCCGAACCCGGCCGGATCGGGCTGGTGAGCCAGTCCGGCGCACTCGCGTTCACTACCTTCTTCGAGCGGGCCGCCGACCGGGACCTCCACTTCAGCCACATCGTCTCGACGGGGAACGAGGCCGACCTGGGGCTGACCGACTACGTCGCGTACCTCGCCGAACAGGACGCCGTCGACGTGGTGTGCACCTACGTCGAGGGGGTCGACGACCCCGAGCGGTTTATGCGGGTGGCCGGGCGGGCGGTCCGGAACGGCACGCCGGTCCTGACCGTGAAGATCGGACAGTCCGACCTCGCGGAGGAGGCCACCCTCTCGCATACGGGGTCACTCACCGGGAGCGACGCGGGGTGGAACGCCGCGTTCGACCAGACCGGCGTCCAGCGGGTTCCGGACATCCCCGATCTGCTGTCGCGGGCCACCGCCCACACCGCCTACGACGACCCGGACGGCGACCGAGTCTGTATCGCCTCGACGAGCGGCGGGCTCGCGAGCCTGCTCGCGGATATGGCCGCCGAGCGGGACTTGGCGCTTCCGGACATCGACGGCCGCACCGAGGAGGAGCTCCTCGACATCGAGGAACTGCTGACGTACGGCGAGTTCCACAACCCAGCCGACATCCGGGGGTACGGCGCGGAGGTACTCCCCGAGATCGCCGACGCACTGTGCGACGACGACGCCTTCGACGCCTACGTCTTCGCGATCGGGCTCCCCGGCGTCGACGAGCGCGCCGAGACGATCGCGGCGGACCTCGAATCGATCGCCGCCGACGCGGACGATCCGGTGTACGTGCTCTGGACCGGCCGGAAGGAACCCGACGACACGACCGAGACGCCGCCGTACGCCCGCCTCAGGGAGTCGGTGCCGGTCTACGAGGATCCGGGACGGTGTCTCGACGCCGTCGCCTCGACGGTGCAGTACGTCGAGGACCGCGGCCGCGTGACGGCCCGCCCGGCGAGGGGCGACCTCGCCGCGGACCGCGCCGACCCCGGCATCGATCTGCCCCGCGAGCGCGTCCTGACGTGGGCGGAGGCCCACCCGCTGCTCGACGCGTTCGACGTCCCGACCGTCGAGACCCGGACCGCGACCGACGCCGAAGCGGCGGTCGCCGCCGCCGAGGACCTCGGGTTTCCGGTGGTCTGTAAGGTCGACTCCCCGGCGCTGCCCCACCGGACGGACGTCGGCGCGGTGGAACTCGGCCTCGACTCCCCCACGGCGGTCCGGGCGGCCTACCGCGACGTGATGGACGCCGCACTGGCCCACGTGGACGAGGACGACATCGCCGGCGCGTTGGTGCAACCGATGGTCGACGACGGCGTCGAGGCGATGGTCGGCGTTGCGCCGGGGGCGGTGTTCGGCTCCCTCGTCACGGTGGGGCCCGGCGGTGTGTTGGTGGAGGCCTTCGACGGGAGCGAGACGCTCGTGCCGCCCTTCTCGCGGGCCGACGCCCGGCGCGCGATCGAATCGACCGCGGTCGACGACCTCCTGACCGACCGTCGCGGCGGGGAGCCACTCCCCGTCGACGGCGTCGTCGACCTGCTCGTGAACGTCGGCGGCCTCGCGGCGTCGGTCGACGCCGTCGCGGAACTCGACCTCAACCCCATCGTGATCACGGGGGACGGCCCCGTCGCCGTCGACGCGCTGGTTCGAACCGATTAA
- a CDS encoding mandelate racemase/muconate lactonizing enzyme family protein: MEIRTIDAVPLRRELDERFANAQKWITHREYCLVRIETADGAVGWGECWGPIAGTRELIEERIAPLLRGRDPTAVESIHEDLVFDLRSAYHSTVPAGAVSGVDLALWDLRGKAAGTAVATLLGGKRRESVPAYATGHFWPPADDFDAVRESVVAEARSHVDAGFDALKLKIGLERHFGWGPEYDLELVRSVREAVGDDVTLMADANHAYDLPAARRVADGLGAVDAAFFEEPLSPDRIDAWARLNLGSPVPIAGGECWAFAPEFRRAANAGAADVLQPDVTSAGGLTSARRAAEIGDAAGVATYPHVFGSAVALAASLQLIATLPGSPRLEFDRTPNPIREELAVDPIRNDGTDVPVPDGPGLGIEIDRATLDRFRTDR, encoded by the coding sequence ATGGAGATACGAACAATCGACGCGGTCCCGCTGCGCCGGGAGCTCGACGAGCGGTTCGCGAACGCACAGAAGTGGATCACCCACCGGGAGTACTGTCTGGTCCGGATCGAAACCGCCGACGGCGCGGTCGGGTGGGGCGAGTGTTGGGGGCCGATCGCCGGCACCCGGGAGCTCATCGAGGAGCGGATCGCGCCGCTACTTCGCGGCCGCGACCCCACGGCCGTGGAATCCATCCACGAGGACCTCGTCTTCGATCTCCGGTCGGCGTACCACTCGACGGTGCCGGCGGGGGCCGTCAGCGGGGTCGACCTCGCGCTGTGGGACCTCCGCGGGAAGGCCGCCGGGACCGCCGTGGCAACGCTCCTCGGCGGGAAACGCCGGGAGTCGGTGCCCGCCTACGCCACCGGTCACTTCTGGCCGCCCGCCGACGACTTCGACGCGGTGCGGGAATCGGTCGTCGCGGAGGCCCGCTCGCACGTCGACGCGGGCTTCGACGCACTCAAGCTGAAGATCGGGCTGGAGCGCCACTTCGGGTGGGGCCCGGAGTACGACCTCGAACTCGTCCGGTCGGTCCGCGAAGCCGTCGGCGACGACGTCACGCTGATGGCCGACGCGAACCACGCCTACGACCTCCCTGCGGCCCGCCGGGTCGCCGACGGACTCGGGGCGGTGGACGCGGCGTTCTTCGAGGAGCCGCTTTCCCCCGACCGGATCGACGCCTGGGCCCGCCTGAACCTGGGGAGTCCGGTCCCCATCGCCGGGGGGGAGTGTTGGGCCTTCGCGCCGGAGTTCCGACGGGCGGCGAACGCGGGTGCCGCCGACGTCCTCCAGCCCGACGTGACCAGCGCGGGCGGGCTCACGTCGGCGCGCCGGGCCGCCGAGATTGGCGATGCCGCCGGGGTGGCGACCTACCCCCACGTCTTCGGGAGCGCGGTCGCGCTCGCGGCGAGCCTCCAACTCATCGCGACGCTCCCGGGATCACCGCGGCTGGAGTTCGACCGCACGCCGAACCCGATCCGGGAGGAACTCGCGGTCGATCCGATCAGAAACGACGGGACCGACGTCCCGGTCCCCGACGGCCCCGGACTCGGGATCGAGATCGACCGCGCGACGCTCGATCGGTTCCGGACCGATCGGTGA
- a CDS encoding MBL fold metallo-hydrolase, with amino-acid sequence MPREITPGIHWIYEPGPDRTESWDLDDRNPGWYEPGEEAYVPQCAYLVDGGDETLLFDTLSPASTDQILDAVDDIVGDRGLDYLAVSHPDVPHAGNTLAILEEHPETTLVAPAYGNDHELYHLDDGLHVDEGDELDLGNRTVKFHEATFLDSPVSVWMTETETETLFPVDWMGFIHLDDERLTFVDELDGEFDRSRLVEFHGRVLFWYQYIDVEKTNAEIDNLIRKFDPEIIAPSHGLVIRENATEYMEMMKAVTREIDGRERIGTLG; translated from the coding sequence GTGCCGCGAGAGATAACCCCCGGGATCCACTGGATCTACGAGCCGGGGCCGGACAGGACTGAATCGTGGGACCTCGACGATCGTAATCCCGGGTGGTACGAGCCCGGGGAGGAGGCGTACGTCCCGCAGTGTGCGTACCTCGTCGACGGTGGCGACGAGACGCTGCTCTTCGATACGCTCTCGCCCGCGAGCACCGACCAGATCCTCGACGCCGTCGACGACATCGTCGGCGATCGGGGATTGGACTACCTGGCGGTCTCGCACCCGGACGTCCCCCACGCCGGGAACACGCTCGCGATCCTTGAGGAACACCCGGAGACGACGCTGGTCGCGCCCGCCTACGGCAACGACCACGAACTCTACCACCTCGACGACGGGCTCCACGTCGACGAGGGCGACGAACTCGACCTCGGAAACCGGACCGTGAAGTTCCACGAGGCCACCTTCCTTGACTCGCCGGTCTCGGTGTGGATGACCGAGACCGAAACCGAGACGCTGTTCCCGGTCGACTGGATGGGTTTCATCCACCTCGACGACGAGCGCCTGACCTTCGTCGACGAACTCGACGGGGAGTTCGATCGGAGCCGGCTCGTGGAGTTCCACGGACGGGTGCTGTTCTGGTACCAGTACATCGACGTCGAGAAGACGAACGCCGAGATCGACAACCTGATCCGGAAGTTCGACCCGGAGATCATCGCGCCCTCCCACGGGCTCGTCATCCGGGAGAACGCCACCGAATACATGGAGATGATGAAAGCGGTCACCCGGGAGATCGACGGCCGGGAACGCATCGGAACCCTGGGGTGA